A single window of Ovis aries strain OAR_USU_Benz2616 breed Rambouillet chromosome 24, ARS-UI_Ramb_v3.0, whole genome shotgun sequence DNA harbors:
- the IGSF6 gene encoding immunoglobulin superfamily member 6 yields the protein METVNRGKIILGLELNLILFYVGVADNCIVSVSQLPELEVDYTQKAVTLSCSFSTVGCPAEQPTSLWFRYGTHKSENLCSNGCKSETDKYTLKNLAHNRVSLTVNRLTFNDSAIYVCGIAFPNSKQPRAKQTGRGTVLVVREMKVLSKELQSTLIALLVLFSIYITSVLVIFIVFIKSKSNTRRKKETEESQKKKSARRIFQEIAQELYNKRHVETHQQTEKDNTYENRAALSNYERP from the exons atggAGACTGTGAACAGAGGAAAGATCATTCTCGGTCTGGAACTCAATCTGATTCTGTTTTATGTCG GGGTTGCAGACAACTGCATCGTCTCAGTGTCTCAACTACCTGAACTTGAAGTGGACTACACGCAAAAGGCCGTAACCTTGTCCTGCTCCTTTTCCACAGTGGGGTGCCCTGCAGAGCAACCCACAAGCCTGTGGTTTCGCTATGGGACTCACAAGTCTGAGAACCTGTGCTCTAATGGATGCAAAAGTGAGACAGACAAATACACACTTAAGAATCTGGCACACAACCGGGTTTCCCTCACTGTGAACAGGCTGACTTTCAATGACAGTGCAATCTACGTCTGTGGAATAGCCTTTCCCAACTCAAAGCAACCAAGAGCTAAGCAAACGGGAAGAGGGACTGTGCTTGTGGTGAGAG AGATGAAGGTTCTCAGCAAGGAACTGCAGTCCACCCTGATAGCCCTCTTAGTCCTGTTCTCTATCTACATCACCAGTGTGCTCGTGATCTTCATCGTCTTCATCAAA TCAAAATCTAACACtcgaagaaagaaagaaacagaagagtcACAAAAG AAAAAGAGTGCTCGGCGTATTTTTCAGGAAATTGCTCAAGAGCTATATAATAAGAGACATGTGGAAACACACCAACAAACT GAAAAAGACAACACTTATGAAAATAGAGCAGCGCTTTCTAACTATGAAAGACCATAG